From the Methanobacterium sp. BAmetb5 genome, the window AGCACGTAAAGTGGGTTTAGATGAAGTGGCCCGGCTCACCACCACTGGTACTGATTCAGTGGGAGTGTTGTATGCGGATCTTTCCCCGGAATTCAAACAGGAATTTTCACAGGCCGACCTGATTATATCTAAGGGTTTAGGTAACTATGAAGGCCTGGGGGAAATGGATCTGGGAACCAAACCTGTATTCTGCCTCCTGAATGCCAAGTGCCGACCAATAGCCCGGGATATTGGAGTGGAAGTGGGAGATAATGTGGTTTTGAAACTGAATTAACCGGCTGGGTTAATTTATTCCATTATTTTCCCTTCCAAACTGTATTTTTTTAACCTTAAACTCTTTTTAACCCTTAAAAACTCTATTTTATTTAAAACACTTCAAAAATATGAATTTAACCATAAAAACTATTTATCCTTATTTTCGTTTCCGTTGTAAGTAAATTGTAAATAAAAATATATTATGGTGAAACTCTCAGTTAGAACCATGAATAAATATCTGGTGGGGATGGTAATTATCGTGGCAGCACTCTTAGTGGTGGGACTGGTTATTTCTAATTCAACCAATAAAGAAGCAGAAAATAATTCGGACACTTTAAAATGGAATGATAATTTAGATCAGGCCATCCAGGAAGCGAAGGCTACAAATAAAACTGTATTTGTGGATCTTTATGCAGACTGGTGTACTTACTGTGATGAAATGGATAAAAACACCTTCACCTCCCCGGAGGTCAAGGAAAAACTGTCACAAAATTACGTACTGGTAAAGATAGACGTGGATAAAAATCCAGGACCCAGTTCAAAGTACCAGGCTTACAGTCTCCCTACCATGCTGATACTGGACTCCAATGGCAATGAAATAAAGAGAATAGTTGGATACCAGAGTCCAGAGAAGTTACTGAGCCAGATATAGTACGATTATAGTATGATA encodes:
- a CDS encoding thioredoxin family protein; this encodes MVIIVAALLVVGLVISNSTNKEAENNSDTLKWNDNLDQAIQEAKATNKTVFVDLYADWCTYCDEMDKNTFTSPEVKEKLSQNYVLVKIDVDKNPGPSSKYQAYSLPTMLILDSNGNEIKRIVGYQSPEKLLSQI